The following coding sequences are from one Pusillimonas sp. DMV24BSW_D window:
- a CDS encoding ABC transporter substrate-binding protein, translating to MSRKLFALMAAVMLSASSVSFAQTPIKIGLTGTFTGPNASNGIPYREAAEVFPATMGGHPVEWIILDDGGDATSAMKNARRFVDVDKVDAIVGSTSSPTAMTLFDIANNSKTAQLAMSPVAISDEKKPFVFNVPQPVSLMSAAIVDDMKKNGVKTAAFIGYADGWGDLNWNIFKEMAPKAGIEVLAEERYNRTDPSVIAQVLKVIAVDPDAVFIGASTTPAVLPHATLRDQGYEGPIYQTHGTVAQAFLDAGGEAVEGARMPTGPMVAANELPDNNPIKQVSLDFIKKYQAKWGDGPVSPFAGYAWDAMLILDAAAEKALATGAKPGTEAFRVALRNGIQSGEEVVGTNGVYRYTPEDHYGLDERARVMITVEDGKFRLLEE from the coding sequence ATGTCTCGTAAATTATTTGCACTCATGGCAGCGGTCATGCTGTCGGCTTCTTCAGTCTCGTTTGCCCAAACTCCGATAAAAATCGGCCTTACGGGGACGTTTACGGGCCCTAACGCCTCCAACGGGATTCCTTATAGGGAAGCGGCTGAAGTTTTCCCAGCCACGATGGGCGGGCACCCCGTTGAATGGATTATTCTGGATGACGGCGGCGATGCAACCAGTGCCATGAAAAATGCCCGCCGTTTTGTTGACGTCGATAAGGTCGATGCCATTGTGGGCTCTACTTCGTCGCCAACCGCCATGACGCTGTTTGATATTGCCAACAACAGTAAAACAGCCCAGTTGGCCATGTCTCCCGTGGCGATTTCAGACGAGAAAAAACCGTTTGTGTTCAACGTTCCTCAGCCTGTGTCGTTGATGTCGGCCGCCATTGTCGACGACATGAAAAAGAACGGGGTGAAAACCGCTGCGTTCATCGGCTATGCCGACGGCTGGGGCGATCTTAACTGGAACATTTTCAAGGAGATGGCGCCCAAGGCCGGTATCGAGGTGTTGGCCGAAGAGCGCTACAACCGCACCGATCCTTCCGTGATTGCCCAGGTGTTGAAAGTGATTGCGGTTGATCCTGATGCCGTTTTCATCGGTGCCTCCACCACGCCCGCGGTGTTGCCGCATGCCACCCTGCGCGATCAAGGTTACGAGGGCCCGATTTATCAAACGCACGGTACAGTCGCTCAGGCATTCCTTGACGCAGGGGGTGAGGCGGTTGAGGGTGCACGCATGCCAACCGGCCCCATGGTGGCCGCCAATGAGCTGCCCGACAATAATCCAATCAAACAGGTCTCACTCGATTTCATCAAGAAGTATCAGGCCAAGTGGGGTGATGGCCCTGTCTCGCCTTTTGCCGGCTATGCGTGGGACGCCATGTTGATTTTGGATGCGGCCGCCGAGAAAGCACTGGCGACGGGCGCCAAACCTGGTACGGAAGCATTCCGCGTGGCCTTGCGCAACGGCATTCAATCGGGCGAGGAAGTTGTGGGAACCAACGGTGTGTATCGTTATACACCTGAAGATCATTATGGGCTCGACGAGCGTGCCCGCGTCATGATTACCGTTGAGGACGGCAAGTTCCGTTTGCTGGAAGAATAA
- a CDS encoding LysR family transcriptional regulator, with the protein MNTENDFRRLMGRLRLRHLALLDLLGKDPNVGRAAKTMHMAQPTASKLLREIEDIFETVLFTRNRRGLTPTPAGEVLARRAGILLAEIQATQTELRSALNGGTGHLRLGVFPVGVAEVLPQLYAALQNTWPGLTIEIEEAVENRLLDQLSEGKIDCVLGRIVMENLTPDLRHEALYNEPTVIVCSTRHPLLSANAQERVQILRNIHWMLPARHGAVYNMVASKLAALGIKAPQVEVETTSVFVTIELLNHTTLLSILPKKVALAYAELNKVALAPQGDLESNYPVGIMYRAEALSNPIINLVLETVRAMSGPIAADHPPA; encoded by the coding sequence ATGAACACTGAAAATGATTTTCGCCGCTTGATGGGAAGGCTGCGTTTGCGCCATCTGGCGCTTCTGGACTTGCTTGGCAAAGATCCGAATGTGGGGCGGGCGGCCAAAACAATGCATATGGCTCAACCTACTGCAAGCAAGCTACTTAGGGAAATCGAGGATATATTCGAAACAGTGCTTTTCACCCGAAACCGGCGCGGGCTGACTCCCACACCGGCGGGCGAAGTACTTGCGCGCAGAGCAGGCATTTTGCTGGCGGAAATACAGGCCACCCAGACTGAATTGCGTTCGGCCCTGAATGGGGGAACGGGCCATTTACGACTGGGCGTCTTCCCGGTAGGAGTTGCCGAAGTTTTGCCGCAACTTTACGCCGCCCTGCAAAACACGTGGCCCGGACTCACCATTGAAATAGAAGAAGCCGTTGAAAACCGTTTGCTGGATCAACTTTCGGAAGGCAAGATCGATTGTGTTCTGGGGCGGATTGTGATGGAAAATCTCACGCCCGACCTGCGCCACGAGGCGTTGTACAACGAGCCTACCGTGATTGTGTGTAGCACACGCCACCCATTACTGTCTGCAAATGCACAAGAACGCGTGCAAATACTGCGCAACATCCATTGGATGCTGCCCGCACGCCACGGCGCCGTTTACAACATGGTGGCATCGAAACTGGCCGCGCTGGGTATCAAAGCGCCTCAGGTTGAAGTGGAAACAACATCGGTGTTCGTCACCATTGAGTTGTTGAACCATACAACGCTGCTTTCCATTCTGCCCAAAAAGGTAGCACTGGCTTATGCTGAACTGAATAAGGTAGCCTTGGCGCCCCAGGGTGATCTCGAATCGAATTACCCGGTTGGCATCATGTATCGGGCCGAAGCCCTAAGTAACCCGATCATCAATTTAGTACTGGAAACGGTGCGCGCCATGTCCGGCCCCATTGCGGCCGATCACCCCCCGGCCTAG
- a CDS encoding sigma-70 family RNA polymerase sigma factor yields the protein MQTHDTSAAESFHPYRSRLIRLAYRMVGTMADAEDIVQDAYLRWHRTDRAGVQEPVAFLSRIVTRLCLDFLKSARVQREQYIGPWLPEPVLDWHEEGEDGVTFALMLAMERLSPLERAAFLLHDVFGFSFNEVAHAIGRDAAACRQLAARARTHVRNSRPRFPVSAEQSKSIVDAFFTATRGGDLNALVSLLSENVVTYTDGGGKVPSAYRPVMGCDKVSRFFVGLHRKPGFHSQLLVAHCRIDGLPSFVSLEQGLVQTTSLLIEDDVISAIYIVRNPDKLSAGIINLSSV from the coding sequence ATGCAAACGCACGACACAAGCGCCGCAGAGTCATTTCACCCCTACCGAAGCCGCCTGATTCGGCTGGCTTACCGGATGGTGGGTACCATGGCCGATGCGGAGGATATTGTGCAAGATGCGTATTTACGCTGGCATCGAACCGATCGCGCCGGCGTTCAGGAACCCGTTGCGTTTCTGAGTCGAATCGTTACACGGTTGTGCCTCGACTTCCTGAAGTCGGCTCGCGTGCAGCGGGAGCAGTATATTGGCCCGTGGCTGCCCGAACCGGTTCTCGATTGGCACGAGGAAGGCGAAGACGGGGTGACCTTTGCGTTAATGCTGGCAATGGAACGGTTATCACCCCTGGAGCGGGCGGCGTTTTTGTTGCATGACGTTTTTGGTTTCTCATTTAATGAAGTTGCGCACGCAATTGGCCGGGACGCTGCTGCATGTCGGCAGCTTGCCGCCCGGGCGCGCACCCACGTTCGCAATTCACGCCCGCGTTTTCCCGTGTCGGCAGAGCAGAGCAAATCTATTGTGGACGCGTTTTTTACCGCAACGCGCGGTGGCGACCTGAATGCGCTTGTCTCACTATTGTCTGAAAATGTGGTGACCTACACCGACGGGGGGGGCAAAGTACCCTCGGCGTATCGGCCCGTTATGGGGTGCGATAAGGTAAGTCGTTTTTTTGTTGGGTTGCATCGCAAGCCAGGCTTTCATTCCCAACTGTTGGTGGCGCATTGCCGTATCGATGGATTACCCAGTTTTGTGTCGCTGGAACAAGGGCTGGTTCAAACAACGTCGCTCTTGATTGAGGATGATGTTATTTCAGCGATTTATATTGTTCGCAACCCCGACAAACTATCGGCCGGCATAATAAACCTGTCTTCAGTATGA
- a CDS encoding carboxymuconolactone decarboxylase family protein: MEPRLDYFSAAPEVVRAMMAMQRSVDNLSLEHGLVELVKIRASQLNGCAYCIHMHTTDARKHGESEMRLYLLSAWRESPLYSKRERAALEWTETLTLIAQTQVPDDAYALLNEHFSAQEQVELTLAITTINAWNRFAVGFRAVHPV, from the coding sequence ATGGAACCAAGACTGGACTATTTTTCTGCGGCCCCTGAGGTCGTGCGCGCCATGATGGCCATGCAGCGTTCTGTAGATAACTTAAGTTTGGAGCACGGTTTGGTGGAGCTGGTAAAAATACGGGCGTCGCAACTGAATGGATGCGCGTATTGCATTCATATGCACACCACCGATGCCAGAAAACACGGCGAATCGGAAATGCGCTTATATTTATTAAGTGCCTGGCGCGAGTCGCCTTTGTATTCCAAGCGCGAGCGCGCCGCATTAGAGTGGACGGAAACACTCACACTCATTGCCCAAACGCAGGTGCCCGACGACGCCTACGCATTGTTGAATGAACATTTTTCCGCCCAAGAGCAAGTTGAACTTACTTTGGCTATTACAACAATTAACGCCTGGAATCGCTTTGCAGTGGGGTTCCGCGCTGTTCATCCGGTTTAA
- a CDS encoding LysR family transcriptional regulator: MSRLNYHHLYYFWRVATDGNLTRVAKALHVSQSALSAQIRQLEESMEVTLFDRRGRGLTLTEAGQRVLAYAQDIFAKGEELEALLRRGVEPSIQTLRIGVLSTMSRNFVKALVAPLLQNTSVRMNLYSADLVSLLDGMTKHRLDLVLSNVNVVSDNHLDAAQQQLWQSQLLARQPVSIVGPARDKPNQGFPEGYREKAWILPGRSSDIRTAFDGFCAMWNLDPVVRAEADDMAMLRLLTRDSGALSVLPPVVVRDEIEQGTLVEYLPLPNVFESFYAITVKRQFMPEALASLLARPALDALVPVPGHE, translated from the coding sequence ATGAGCCGACTCAACTACCATCATCTTTACTATTTTTGGCGCGTGGCCACTGACGGCAATCTGACGCGTGTGGCGAAGGCCTTGCATGTATCGCAGTCGGCTTTGTCGGCGCAGATTCGGCAGCTTGAAGAAAGCATGGAGGTCACGTTGTTTGATCGCCGAGGGCGTGGTTTGACCTTAACCGAGGCGGGGCAGCGGGTTCTGGCCTATGCGCAAGACATATTCGCAAAAGGCGAAGAGCTTGAAGCGTTGTTGCGCCGGGGTGTGGAGCCCAGCATTCAAACCTTGCGAATCGGGGTTTTGTCGACCATGTCACGCAACTTCGTTAAAGCGTTGGTCGCCCCTTTGCTGCAGAATACGTCGGTGCGAATGAACCTGTATTCAGCCGATTTGGTCAGCCTGCTAGACGGCATGACAAAGCATCGGTTAGATCTCGTTTTGTCGAATGTGAACGTCGTTTCAGACAATCATTTGGATGCCGCGCAGCAACAGCTTTGGCAAAGCCAATTGTTGGCGCGCCAACCGGTATCCATTGTGGGGCCCGCGCGCGATAAGCCAAATCAGGGGTTTCCGGAAGGGTATCGCGAAAAAGCGTGGATATTGCCGGGGCGTTCAAGCGACATTCGCACCGCCTTTGATGGGTTCTGCGCGATGTGGAATCTTGATCCCGTGGTGCGCGCCGAGGCCGACGACATGGCCATGCTGCGTTTGTTGACGCGCGACAGCGGCGCATTGTCAGTGCTGCCGCCGGTGGTGGTGCGCGACGAAATTGAACAAGGCACACTGGTGGAATACTTGCCGTTACCCAACGTGTTCGAAAGCTTTTACGCCATTACGGTTAAACGGCAGTTTATGCCCGAGGCGCTGGCCTCGCTGTTGGCTCGCCCCGCGCTGGATGCGTTAGTGCCGGTACCGGGGCACGAATGA
- a CDS encoding NADH-quinone oxidoreductase subunit L gives MSSLNWAGSILMMALPLAYLLAALIVSIQPTSAARRLSGRIVYLAGAAGFAVLILQLLPSTGDITFAWLSPSKVGAVMLALVGFIGVILHHFSERYLDGEPRRQHYDVTLLLTLTSVATVLISDHLLVVLLGWTAISLCLHGLLTFYPNRPRAALAAHKKFLFARVAELALLAAFIILRIEHGTWSVSEIVARYPVADMGLELHVAAVLIAFAALIKCAQLPTHGWLMQVVEAPTPISALLHAGIVNLGGYLLMLFGPVWLQSGPAQWLILLVAGATAVIAALSMAMRVSVKVKLAWSTCAQMALMLIECALGLFELALLHLVAHSCYKAYSFLSANTTTQVWRCVWLAPPAPPTRTTWILSAIVAIAITGVAAVLSNKLALISPWLFMAAALTAVLAEQGSTRVRSDMAFFIPLAIGIVAFYTVLKSGAGYLLGDMPAVAGPVADIWVSLLVVMLFIGHVMLRHAPGNATSRRLARRLYAGFYLDEWATYTTLAIWPLRFPTQRYPFATDHVAPFKSSSS, from the coding sequence ATGTCTTCACTTAACTGGGCGGGGTCGATATTAATGATGGCGCTACCGCTGGCGTACTTGTTGGCGGCACTGATTGTAAGTATTCAGCCTACATCGGCTGCGCGACGTTTAAGCGGCCGTATTGTGTATTTGGCCGGTGCGGCGGGATTTGCCGTTCTGATCTTGCAACTTTTACCCAGTACGGGCGACATCACTTTTGCCTGGCTGTCGCCGTCGAAGGTGGGCGCCGTCATGCTGGCGCTGGTGGGTTTTATTGGCGTGATTCTGCACCACTTCAGTGAACGCTATCTCGACGGCGAGCCCCGGCGGCAACATTATGACGTCACCTTGCTGCTTACTTTAACCAGTGTGGCCACGGTGCTCATAAGCGATCACCTTTTGGTTGTCTTGCTGGGTTGGACCGCCATCAGTTTATGCCTGCACGGTTTATTAACCTTCTACCCCAATCGGCCCCGTGCAGCCTTGGCGGCACATAAGAAATTTCTGTTCGCGCGCGTTGCCGAGCTGGCCTTGCTGGCGGCGTTCATTATTCTTCGCATCGAGCACGGCACCTGGTCGGTCAGTGAGATTGTTGCGCGCTATCCTGTGGCAGACATGGGTCTGGAGCTACACGTTGCCGCGGTACTCATTGCCTTTGCTGCACTGATTAAATGCGCGCAGTTGCCCACGCACGGCTGGCTCATGCAAGTGGTTGAAGCGCCCACACCGATTTCGGCGTTGCTTCATGCCGGCATTGTGAACCTGGGTGGGTATCTGCTCATGCTGTTTGGCCCGGTGTGGCTGCAATCAGGGCCGGCTCAATGGTTGATTCTGCTGGTTGCGGGCGCCACTGCAGTCATTGCGGCGCTAAGCATGGCAATGCGTGTCAGCGTGAAAGTGAAACTGGCCTGGTCAACCTGCGCGCAAATGGCACTCATGCTCATTGAATGCGCGCTTGGGCTGTTCGAACTGGCGCTGCTGCATTTGGTAGCCCACTCTTGCTACAAAGCCTATTCCTTCCTCAGCGCAAACACTACTACCCAGGTTTGGCGGTGTGTCTGGCTGGCGCCACCGGCCCCCCCCACTCGCACAACGTGGATACTGTCGGCCATCGTGGCCATTGCCATCACCGGGGTGGCGGCCGTGCTAAGCAACAAGTTAGCCCTTATCAGCCCCTGGCTGTTTATGGCTGCCGCCCTTACGGCTGTTCTGGCCGAGCAAGGCAGTACCCGCGTGCGTAGTGATATGGCGTTCTTCATTCCTCTGGCCATCGGTATTGTCGCGTTTTATACGGTACTGAAGAGTGGAGCCGGTTACCTGCTTGGCGACATGCCAGCCGTAGCGGGGCCGGTTGCCGACATCTGGGTCAGTTTGCTGGTCGTGATGTTGTTTATCGGTCATGTCATGTTGCGCCACGCGCCCGGCAATGCCACATCGCGTCGCCTCGCCCGACGCCTTTACGCCGGGTTCTATCTGGATGAATGGGCCACCTACACAACGCTCGCCATCTGGCCACTGCGCTTCCCCACGCAACGTTATCCCTTCGCAACCGACCATGTCGCCCCCTTTAAGAGTTCCTCATCATGA
- a CDS encoding YbcC family protein, which produces MNTIVDAPESLKAGTYQQAVADACGRIAPNWPLDRLIAVNPWWTLRNRTMPDTAALLGALSGARMLMPTGYFEERWQKEIQSRHLQQAARLLSLDVNESDLLDHLRQKTSPRRWMNVTSWMDRLQGVAHRMSWQDEAVHQMSQTCAMVFQTAERNVQNQASTFDLYHTWLETIQHDNGLEILMGEQGLLDIFKTLPRDYNTLIDFALHDLAAGARHVPEYLHALLLDINGWASWVAYQEWQQQLQGNVHFSLMPQLLAVRLAWEWVLWRHCALNHRELQPKLRDYWSEQWPTLPTLIAEHAEQQRLRWCWQLANELAYEESLCTQLRKTPPAPTHAPVQLQAVFCIDVRSEPLRAALEAQSDAIQTKGFAGFFGLPIAVNEPGSDCYEPNLPGLLAPQIQVSHAALNAVNLGRKRNRQARLSTMSDGPASTFSLVESLGLGYALKLARDTFFPARVNHPGRLQPPRTGWLLERAGTPLSAEDTAEMLSRILRAIGLTSHFAPTVLLVGHGSTTRNNAHAAGLNCGACGGQSGLTNAQILADLLNTPMLREHLAELGIAIPENTQFVAALHNTVTDDIDYPKNLLPDTLKTWLAEACKLARRRRAPALGLKPMDDARLHRALERRARDWSELRPEWGLANNAAFIVAPRSATRHLDLQGRSFLHDYDWLEDPNSAVLEQIMTAPMVVTQWINMQYYASMVDNLHYGSGNKMLHNVVGGHIGVFEGNGGDLRIGLPMQSLHDGQSWRHEPLRLQVYIAAPESAIFAIYQRHEAIKNLVDNQWLTLFGWQPESGQIRQLFLDHWRNVE; this is translated from the coding sequence ATGAATACCATTGTGGATGCCCCTGAATCGCTGAAAGCCGGCACTTATCAACAGGCGGTCGCTGACGCCTGTGGTCGGATCGCCCCTAACTGGCCATTGGATCGCCTGATTGCGGTAAACCCCTGGTGGACACTGCGCAACCGCACAATGCCCGACACCGCCGCGTTATTGGGCGCGCTGTCGGGCGCGCGCATGCTCATGCCCACCGGCTATTTTGAGGAACGCTGGCAAAAAGAAATTCAAAGCCGCCATTTACAGCAAGCCGCCCGGTTACTGAGCCTTGACGTTAACGAATCGGACTTGCTCGATCATCTACGGCAAAAAACGTCACCCCGGCGGTGGATGAACGTAACGAGCTGGATGGACCGCCTGCAAGGGGTCGCACACCGCATGAGCTGGCAAGATGAAGCCGTGCACCAGATGAGCCAAACCTGCGCCATGGTTTTTCAAACAGCAGAGCGCAATGTACAGAATCAAGCATCGACGTTTGACCTTTATCACACGTGGCTTGAAACCATTCAGCATGACAACGGCCTGGAAATTCTGATGGGTGAACAGGGTTTGCTCGACATCTTCAAAACCCTGCCACGCGATTACAACACCCTCATCGACTTTGCACTACATGACCTTGCAGCCGGCGCCCGGCACGTTCCGGAGTATCTGCATGCGTTATTGCTCGACATTAATGGCTGGGCCAGTTGGGTTGCCTACCAGGAGTGGCAGCAACAATTGCAAGGCAACGTCCACTTTTCCTTGATGCCCCAACTTTTGGCCGTGAGGCTGGCTTGGGAGTGGGTGTTATGGCGCCATTGCGCTCTTAACCATCGGGAACTCCAGCCAAAGCTTCGCGACTACTGGAGCGAACAATGGCCAACGCTGCCCACTTTAATCGCTGAGCATGCGGAACAACAGCGCCTGCGCTGGTGCTGGCAACTGGCCAACGAACTGGCTTATGAAGAGTCATTGTGCACACAGCTGCGCAAGACCCCTCCAGCACCCACGCATGCGCCTGTGCAGTTACAAGCGGTATTCTGCATTGATGTTCGGTCGGAACCCCTGCGCGCGGCGCTGGAGGCGCAAAGTGACGCAATTCAAACAAAAGGATTTGCCGGCTTCTTCGGCTTGCCCATTGCGGTGAATGAGCCGGGGTCCGACTGTTATGAGCCCAACCTTCCCGGCCTACTGGCACCCCAAATCCAAGTCAGTCACGCGGCGCTCAATGCTGTAAATTTAGGCAGGAAAAGAAACCGGCAGGCTCGGTTAAGCACCATGAGCGATGGCCCGGCGTCCACATTCAGCCTGGTTGAGAGCCTGGGTTTGGGTTATGCATTGAAACTGGCCCGCGATACGTTCTTCCCCGCACGTGTCAACCACCCAGGACGCCTGCAACCGCCCCGCACCGGTTGGTTGCTGGAGCGCGCCGGCACGCCACTGAGCGCTGAGGATACGGCTGAAATGCTCAGTCGAATACTTCGCGCCATCGGCTTGACGAGTCATTTCGCCCCAACTGTTTTACTGGTGGGTCACGGTAGTACGACCCGCAACAACGCCCATGCAGCCGGCCTGAACTGTGGCGCGTGCGGTGGCCAATCCGGGCTGACAAATGCCCAAATACTGGCTGATCTGCTCAATACACCGATGCTGCGGGAACACTTGGCGGAACTGGGTATTGCCATTCCGGAAAACACGCAGTTTGTGGCCGCTTTGCACAACACCGTCACCGACGACATTGATTACCCCAAAAACCTATTGCCCGATACACTCAAGACCTGGCTGGCAGAAGCGTGTAAGCTGGCCCGACGGCGCCGCGCACCCGCATTGGGATTGAAGCCCATGGATGACGCCCGACTCCATCGTGCCCTGGAGCGACGCGCCCGCGATTGGTCTGAACTCAGGCCCGAATGGGGGCTGGCCAACAATGCCGCCTTCATCGTTGCGCCGCGGTCGGCCACGCGTCATCTTGATTTGCAAGGAAGAAGTTTTCTGCATGATTACGATTGGCTTGAAGATCCAAACAGTGCGGTGCTGGAACAAATCATGACCGCCCCCATGGTAGTGACACAATGGATCAACATGCAGTATTACGCGTCGATGGTCGACAATCTTCATTACGGTAGCGGCAATAAAATGCTGCACAACGTTGTGGGGGGGCACATCGGTGTCTTCGAGGGAAACGGGGGGGATTTGCGTATTGGATTGCCCATGCAATCGCTGCACGACGGGCAAAGCTGGCGACATGAACCACTGAGGCTTCAGGTGTATATCGCCGCGCCGGAATCGGCCATTTTTGCCATTTACCAGCGTCATGAAGCGATTAAAAATCTGGTCGATAATCAATGGCTTACGCTATTCGGCTGGCAACCCGAGAGCGGGCAAATCAGGCAACTGTTTTTAGATCATTGGCGTAATGTAGAATAA
- a CDS encoding AraC family transcriptional regulator, protein MEPLQKEPELVGRLAAHRLFHSCDLDETRDTVGRIFKPHELSVRGKRQKLDAEMDHIALGGASINRLRYGANVTIEPESLDNFLLIQMPMAGQANIRCGNEKILSTPSMASVLTPSLPVHMQWQGVCDQLIVKIERAVLEAACAAALGHPISKPIEFQLGMNLTHGGGLAWQELVAFLTTSQFIHGAGRQNLVTSQLEQLLATTLLERHPHNYAEALLNPAPTPDLPYIRRAEEYILAHCCEPITMQDLAQHAHISTRSLYKGFQAYRGISPMGFVRKVRLQKVRETLLQARHAGQPVSVTQVALDWGFGHLGHFTQAYRKQFNELPSQTLRG, encoded by the coding sequence ATGGAACCGCTTCAAAAAGAACCCGAACTGGTCGGCCGTCTGGCCGCGCATCGCCTGTTTCATTCGTGCGACCTCGATGAAACGCGCGATACTGTCGGGCGTATTTTCAAGCCGCACGAACTCAGCGTGCGCGGCAAACGTCAGAAGCTGGACGCGGAAATGGACCACATCGCGCTGGGCGGTGCCTCTATCAACCGCCTGCGTTATGGTGCCAACGTCACCATTGAACCGGAATCGCTCGATAATTTCCTGCTGATTCAAATGCCCATGGCGGGCCAGGCGAATATCCGCTGCGGCAACGAGAAAATCCTTTCCACACCCAGTATGGCTTCGGTGTTAACGCCTTCCTTGCCGGTTCACATGCAATGGCAAGGTGTATGCGACCAGCTTATTGTAAAAATCGAACGTGCCGTGCTGGAAGCGGCCTGTGCCGCCGCGCTGGGGCACCCGATTTCCAAACCCATTGAGTTTCAACTGGGTATGAACCTAACTCACGGCGGCGGGTTGGCATGGCAAGAGCTTGTTGCGTTTCTAACCACCAGTCAGTTTATTCACGGTGCCGGTCGGCAGAACCTCGTAACCAGCCAACTGGAACAATTGCTGGCCACCACCCTGCTGGAACGACACCCGCACAATTATGCCGAAGCGCTGTTGAACCCGGCCCCCACGCCGGACCTGCCTTATATTCGCCGGGCCGAGGAGTACATTCTGGCCCACTGCTGCGAACCCATTACCATGCAGGATTTAGCGCAGCATGCGCATATCAGCACGCGTAGCCTTTATAAAGGGTTCCAAGCCTACCGCGGCATCAGCCCCATGGGGTTCGTGCGCAAGGTCAGGCTGCAAAAAGTACGTGAAACACTGCTTCAGGCACGCCACGCCGGGCAACCCGTTAGCGTCACCCAAGTGGCGCTTGATTGGGGATTCGGCCACTTGGGTCACTTTACGCAAGCTTATCGAAAGCAGTTCAATGAGCTGCCTTCACAAACCTTGCGGGGTTAG